One segment of Drosophila ananassae strain 14024-0371.13 chromosome 3R, ASM1763931v2, whole genome shotgun sequence DNA contains the following:
- the LOC6507586 gene encoding juvenile hormone acid O-methyltransferase: MNQASLYQNANQVQRHDAKLILDEFASTLQWRSDGEDALLDVGSGSGNVLMDFVKPLLPIGGQLVGTDISSQMVGFASKHYQGEERTRFQVLDIGCDKLPQELRGSFDHVTSFYCLHWVQNLKGAMTNIYNLLRPEGGDCLLAFLASNPVYEVYKILKLNDKWSEYMQDVEQFISPLHYSQNPGEEFSQLLSDVGFIQHNVEIRNEVFVYEGVRTLKDNVKAICPFLERMPSSLHEDFLNDFIDIVISMNLQQGEDNQDQKFISPYKLVVAYARKTSNIVNKFLDEKPNQLIFKGIN, encoded by the exons ATGAATCAGGCCTCACTATATCAGAACGCCAACCAGGTGCAGAGACACGATGCCAAGTTGATTTTGGATGAGTTCGCATCGACGCTGCAGTGGAGATCCGACGGAGAGGATGCCCTCCTGGATGTCGGCTCAGGATCTGGTAACGTGCTGATGGACTTTGTGAAGCCTCTCCTGCCGATTGGCGGCCAACTGGTCGGCACCGACATATCCAGTCAAATGGTGGGATTCGCCAGTAAGCACTACCAGGGCGAAGAACGTACCAGGTTCCAAGTGCTCGACATAGGATGCGATAAGCTGCCACAGGAGCTGAGGGGTAGCTTCGATCACGTAACCTCCTTCTATTGCCTCCATTGGGTGCAGAATCTGAAGGGAGCCATGACCAATATCTACAACCTGCTCAGACCCGAGGGAGGAGACTGTCTGCTCGCCTTTTTGGCCTCCAATCCCGTCTACGAAGTctacaaaatattgaaactgAATGATAAGTGGTCGGAGTATATGCAGGACGTGGAGCAGTTCATCTCTCCCCTCCACTATAGCCAAAATCCTGGCGAGGAATTCAGTCAGTTACTCAGTGATGTGGGCTTCATTCAACACAATGTTGAAATACGCAATGAAGTGTTTGTTTACGAAGGAGTTAGGACTCTAAAAG ACAATGTTAAGGCCATATGTCCTTTTTTGGAACGAATGCCTTCCAGTTTACACGAAGATTTCCTCAACGACTTTATCGACATAGTGATATCCATGAACCTGCAACAGGGCGAGGACAATCAGGATCAAAAGTTCATATCGCCTTACAAGTTGGTGGTGGCATATGCCCGCAAGACCTCTAATATTGTTAACAAGTTTTTGGATGAAAAACCAAATCAACTAATATTTAAGGGAATTAATTAG